A part of Thermodesulfobacteriota bacterium genomic DNA contains:
- a CDS encoding M67 family metallopeptidase, translated as MVVKVHKSANEGMIKHAESGFPHEVCGVMIGTSGEITHYRECGNLNTERAHDRYELDPVSFKEADEWARENNMEILGIYHSHPDHPARASETDRQRGWPDWIYIIYSIMGGKYSDAKAWVLEDFDGQFSEEEIQVVEG; from the coding sequence ATGGTGGTAAAAGTACATAAGTCAGCTAATGAAGGAATGATAAAACATGCAGAATCAGGATTCCCGCATGAAGTATGCGGGGTTATGATCGGCACGAGCGGCGAAATTACACACTACAGAGAATGTGGAAACTTAAACACCGAAAGAGCGCACGACCGCTACGAGCTTGACCCAGTGTCTTTTAAAGAGGCCGATGAATGGGCAAGAGAAAATAATATGGAGATACTGGGAATCTATCACTCCCACCCCGATCATCCGGCTAGGGCTTCAGAGACCGACAGGCAAAGGGGTTGGCCCGATTGGATATACATTATTTATTCCATCATGGGGGGTAAATACAGCGACGCCAAAGCTTGGGTCTTAGAAGACTTTGACGGGCAATTTAGTG